aaaaattattcaatttattttctccTGCCGAAGCATTAGAATTTTTTGAAGCTAATGAAATTGCAAGACCAATCACAATAAGAACTAATACACTaagaacaagaagaagagattTAGCCCAGGCCTTGGTTAACAAGGGTGTTAATTTACAACCAATCGGTACTTGGACAAAGGTTGGTTTACAAATTTTTGACTCTCAGGTTCCAATTGGTGCTACTTCTGAATATTTGGCTggtcaatatattttacaagCTGCTTCTTCCTTCTTACCCGTTGTTGCTTTAGACCCTCAATTAAACGAACGTGTTTTAGATATGGCTGCTGCTCCAGGTGGTAAAACAACATATATATCTGCATTAATGAAGAATACTGGTTGTGTTTTTGCTAATGACGCTAACAAAGCTAGAACCAAATCTTTAATTGCCAACATTCATCGTCTAGGCTGTACTAATACAATTGTTTGTAATTATGATGCACGTGAATTCCCTAAGGTAATTGGTGGTTTTGACAGAATTTTATTGGATGCCCCATGCTCTGGTACAGGTGTTATTGGTAAGGATCAATCTGTTAAAGTTTCAAGAACTGAAAAAGATTTCATTCAAATTCCACATTtacaaaaacaattattgCTTTCAGCTATTGATTCAGTGGATGCTAACTCAAAGACTGGTGGTTTTATAGTATATTCAACCTGTTCTGTTGCTGtcgaagaagatgaagcaGTTGTAGACTATGCTTTAAGAAAGAGACCTAATGTCAGACTAGTCGACACAGGTTTAGCTATCGGTAAAGAAGGTTTCACAAGCTTTAGAGGTAAGAAGTTTCATCCAAGTGTAAAATTAACTAGAAGATATTATCCACATACTTACAATGTTGACGGTTTCTATGTCGCTAAATTCCAAAAGATTGCTCCATCTCGTCATGACGATAATCAAGCAAGTGCTAGAGAGAAGGAAGCGGCTGCTAGAGATGAAGCACTTGAAGAAGGTATTATCAAGGATGATTTTGCTGAATTTGATGACCAAGAAgataaacaatatattgaaaaatctaaaaaaactattttacaaaagaaaGGTTTAAATCCAAAAGGTAAAAAATAGAATAAGAAAGATAATAAGTTATAAGttgattcattaatataaaacatttGTACATTACATACATTAAATACTCAAATAGAAGTTATCTATCACTCATAATATCCAGTATTTCCCAATCTGTGCTCTTTTATGTATTCTGGTCCATATTCTTCGTATTCCTTTTTAGAAATTAAACTTGATTTAAAATCAGCATCATCAGAACTAAATTTGGCCATCCCTTTCCATGCATCTAAAGAAGGATgttttgatatattaacACTGAATTTGGCATCATTTGGTAAAAATGATGTAAATTCTTTTACGATTCTTGTCTTCAATCCAGGCAATTGTGCATGTCCACCTGTGATCCACACATTCTTTGCCATGGCTTCTGCTTGATCACTTAATTTACTAGGCTTAGAACCAAATTTTTTTAGTAGCATTGTTTCAGACAATTCTATTATGCCTGCTTGATCACAACCACCCATTCTTGGTTGAAATAGAATTTCTGGAACACGAGGACGTTCAATATTCATATGCATTTGGTGCTGTTCATGTGAATTCTCACTATCAAAAGGTCTTGGACCTCTTAAGAATAAATGCAGGGTAGAATTTCTCCAATCGTATTGTGCATCGACTGTGTCTTCCATTGTAAAATTAGAATCAAACTCCAGTAGctctttttcaatttctaCAATATCTCTATAATCTTCTTCTATAAGTTCGTCCAATGTTTCtgtattttgaaaaatgtcATTGTAAACCATCCAATCTTCGTCGTCAGCACCAAACGTATCATTTGGATCATTATCAATAGTTGCTTGCTGTCTTGTTCTTTTTGTACCAGTTTTCAGGTTATCTTCTGCTAATGTTGCCAAACTTTTCATTCTATTCTGCGATGCTTGTGACTTTCTATCTTTCATATCTTCtcttgttttaattttttcttttctcttttgTAATAACTCATCCAATGCCTTTCGTTTACTTCTAATCCATCCACTTAAATCAGTAGCACGCCattgttcttcttttattCTTAATTCTTCCGCTTCCTGTTTGGCTTTTAGTTTCTCTTCCTTTGCCCTTTGTCTTGCATCATAATTTGCCTTCATTAACCTTTGTTTTCTCTTTTCCTTTATTTGCTCTTCATCCAATTGGTCGTCTGGGACTTCAagtaattcaaatttattggcattttcatcttcctcttcctcttcttcatctCCTTCCAAAGATTCTGATAACTCAGCAGCTTGTGCTctttttaatgatttttctAAGTTATAcaagtattttttaaaatctctTTCATCATCAAAACCAGCATTTTCCAAGATTGACTGTATTTGTTTCTTTGATTGGTCCACAAACTGTTCCTTCAATTGAGAATAATATTCCCATTCTTCTTGTTTCTCTACCATTTTTTCTATTCTCTTTTGCTTTGCCTGTTCTTGTAATCTTCTaccattttcttttctcttCTCTGCCTGAATTcttaattcttcttctgttttTTCTGGTTGCATAATCTCTGTAAATGGTGCTTCAACAACTATATCCTTCTTTTCCAATTGTTCTAAGCttaaaatatcttcaaGTTCTTTAGCGTAATCTGGTGATACATAACAATAATCTTTATAAAGTGTCTCATATTGAAACTCTGTTAATTTTGTTGGGAAATATGGGTATTTTAAAGTCATCAAGTCACTTAAATAACCAACAGATTGACTACCACCCCAATTAATTCGCTTCGTATCCGTTAATACCGGCTTACCATCAATTATCGGTATAACGTTAGTATCTTGGTTATTCAGACCAAATACAAGCCCCGAACTATGTTTATCAGTATTAGCATAAAATGCAAAAACATTATCGATACCAAAAGAAACATTGGATGTattaaatgtttcaaataaaagttGGTACCAATTAGCTCTCTGGGATTGTAATGTTGCTAGTTTCTCTGTCATTATAAGCGGATTTGAAATGCCATGGTTAGCTGTTACACCTAAATGCTTAAACGTGTACTCCAGAATATCTTCTGCATATTCCCAATTAGTTACGAATGGACCGTCAAAAGGAGTCTTTGATTGTGACCTAACGGCGTAATCCAGGTTAGTATCGTTACCAATGAATGTCATTGTTCTACTCATTTTACGGTCTCTAAAACGTGTCAGTCTTGTTGGAAAATTGAAAGCTGGATCAGCCTTGTTTACATAGCCAGCTTTAACACTGCAGGTGCCAAAGTCAATCGCAATTGGGATACTGGAATCATATGTCGAAGTACTAATAAAGTGCTCAGGTTCATTATTCAATGGTGATTCATCAATAACTCTCACAGTTGCTGGTGGCAACGAACAATTTCTAGAAAGCATACTTGACAACTTGTTTAACTTCTAATTTTTAAGCTTTTTTGAGATTCACCAAAATATCATATGTTTGATATAAATTACAGttacaatattaaatgGTCTTCTATCATGTatacttttatatattgagATGTCTCTATACTGAAATTCTTGGACTTATTTTTCTACACACCTTCGTATGCAATGATATACAATACACAGCCGTTTGGTTAGTATAAGTTTTATTGACAGGACCTTGAATGGTAActtaatgtatatatagatGTGTTGATTTATTGATAGTATATACTTCCAAGGCACTATTGGCTATCTTCCAACATGTCATccaaaaatgatgatggAGGTTGAAACTCCAATTTATTACTTTCGTGTGTTTTTTAGTTGGTTCTCTGGGAATCTCCTGATCGAAGTTGTTGTATGAATTATCTTCATTGAATCTTAATACAGTATTGTCATCGAATGTGTtattatctatatttaGAGTTAAAATCGAGTTATTTTTACCATGGTATCTAGTAGGGGAGATATGTCTTCTATCAGGAGATATACTTCTATCAGGAGATATGCTTCTTTCTGGTCTGTTAAACTCAGCATTGTTTCTATGACCCAATGGAGATTTAGATATAGACTCCCTTGTGTCCTTTACAAATCTTGattttctcttttcttGTTGATTTAGAATTTCTAATGTTGGTGATATGAATAATGAGACGTTATTGGTAGTGGCCTTTTTCTTTGGTGTGCCGGAATCCTGGATAACATCGAATGGATTTTGTATTACactattattgaaatattctGTGTTACTTGTATCATGACCAGCATCTTGGAAACCATtgtattttaatttcatagGACTACGTGTTGGACTCAATGGCATACCGTCATGCGTTCTTTCAAAGTCGTTGTtgaaatcatcatcataCAAACTGTTGTTCattattgatgaattgGTATTATATGCTGCCTTAAATGGATCTTCCAAGTCATATGCTTCTGTCAAATATGTGTATCTTGTTGATTTAAGGTTATTATATAATCTCCAAATTAGTATGAACAGCAATATAGCACCAAATATTGCCccaaaacaaataaaaaccGTACCATCAATGTCATCCGATCTCCATATATTAGGATTATTTTCAGCTGAAGGTGCAATTATTGATGGGATAGATATAGCTGATGAAGTCAATGAAGTTGTCAAAATCGATGTAGTTGATGCAGTTGAAATAGAAGATGTTATGGAAACAGATTCCGAGGTCAGTGTAGTCGATTGCGTATGCGTAGTGCTAGTTGTAGTGGTAACCAAAGAGGGCAAACCTCTTctcttaatatatttgtctACATTCATGACTTGTACTCTAAAGATGGCTTGTATTGTAGCTTGCAATATTTATAAAGTTATCAGATCTTGTAGAGTTGGCGCAAATAGAGTGAATGCAAAAGTAAGAATATCTATGTGTTTTCCTATTCCAGGATGTATTTAATGGTCATATAGTATAAAGAAACTACTCATCTCGGTTATCATTAAGTGTACCTTAAACCCCTAGAAAAATCGTTAGTTGTTACGTATTCAATTAAGTATATTGTGAGATGTATcgattttaatgaattcattcTTTATTATGTCTTTTTCCTTATCTGGCGGTATTCGGCGATAGAAGCATCACGCCTTTATAACCTTCAGAGTCGCTAATAGCTTTATGAAATAAACTGATTCTATCAATTTGTATTAGTGAATTAACaacaatttaatttctAGCTAgataattgttttataatCGTGGGAAATCTAGTATTTAAAGGTATTGGGTATATCTTGCTTTTAGCAGACGTTGTATACAAAATTGGTACATCGTCAAACTTAAAGGCCAGTTAATCTGCCTTGCAATTTCTAACTACTGAGAAACCTGTTTCCACGAATGCAACACAAGACATATATTCCTCCATTGAACTTTTCACCAGTTGTCAGTACTGATGTATCTCTCTATCGGTCTGGTTATCCCATGCCATTGAACTACTCATTTATCAAGGATAgattaaatttgaagacGATCATATACGTTGGTGACAAGGAGGATTTAACCGATGAGTATtctgaatttttgaaagcAGAAGGGATTGAATTCTATCATGTTTTCATGGACTCTTGCAGAGATAAAAACATCAATTCACAAATTAATACAGTCTTGGAGATAATACTGGACATTGATAACTATCCTATTCTCATACATTCCAACAAGGGTAAACACAGAGTCGGTATAATTGTTGGTATAATTCGTAAAGTTTTACAAGGATGGTCAACAGCAGGTATATATCAAGAATATAGCATATTTTCAGGTGGTTTGAAAGGGGATGCAGATTTAGAGTTTATCACAATGTTTGAGACCCATATGAGCGTACGAAAGGACAAGATACCGAAATACGTTACtgattctttaaatatataatgaatgAATAAGAGAAATGACTGAAAAAAACAACTCAATAACATAAAAGgagttaataaatattgaataggaatatttatttttgattttgaagtAACAATGAAAACAAAGACATGCAAAGCTAGCCTTGTGTatataaattgtaaaaaGTAGCATAAATCAAACGATATTATTTAAGTCGAGAATGATAAAGAACCACCGATTTTGTGGACTGGTTCATTCAAGTTTAGAGCGTTGAAAGAAGCACCAATACCTACATTAATACCCTTTCTCAATTGTTGCTTGTATGCTAAAGCTAGAATACCAGTGTCTTGGATCTTTGCTTTAATTTGAGAGGATTCGTCTggaatatatttagttgCAAATTCAATGCTAGTGTTCTTGTGGTCTGGGATGTATTTGCATACGGTCGTAGCTTTAGCACCGATTTGTAAGACGTCTGAAACATTTTGGAATAACGAAATAGTACTCAAATGTTTGTCAGTATAAGAGACACCGACGGTGTAGTCAGCTTGTTTGTAAGCTAAAGCTACTAGATAGCTTGATAGAGAACCTTGTGTGATATCGTAACTCAATTGAGCACCACCGACTACACCATCACGAGCAATGGTGAAGTCACCAATAAAACTTGGTTTATTGATCAAGGTGAAGTTACCTCTAGCAGTCAAGAAATCTTGAGTGAAagataaattcaatttagCATCCTTTGAGACATCTGGAACAATCGAGGTGATCAATTCAGTCTTTAAGCCCTTAGTCAAGATATCATCGACTTCGATCTTAGTGGCAATGTTATCGCTGTTAGCAACAGATTGAGTTAATGATAAACCAGTggatttatcattaaatttggTCTCAATAGTAGTAGATAAAGGAGAACCAGCTTTTTGTTGTTTAGTCTTAATATCGAACTTGACACCGTTCTTAGCAGTTGTAGAGATGTCCAAAGCTAATGGTTGACCATGGTAATAGTCAGCATTGATTAAAGAATTGACATCTTTAGTGATATTGTTGAAAGTTGGTGGGGCCATATTTACCTATATTTTATCTGTAGGGGGGTGAGTTGTGAGATTAACTGATAGTTATTTTGATTGTGTACAAATTAGTTGGTtcaaaataacaaaaaaaattgtggTTGTTTAACAACAAGAAATAGGCCTTTAAGGAatcctatatatatatatatatatatgatatataaatacaaatttaAGATACCAACTTAGGCAAAATAGCAGTTGCAACTCTGAATGACCACTAAGAACAAGAGAGAGATATTTAATTTGTGTTCATTACCCCCAGAAGGAAAGTAAAGACACCTTTGATTGCTGGAAATACAAAACAGCAAAACaacaaaacaaatataGTAGGCTACAGAGTAAAGAGATCCATCCAATTACCCTATTAAAATCCAGAAATCCAATTTCGAATAAGATGGGATTCAAGAAACGGATCAGATTCCTCTCTCTGCTGCTGTTGAAAGAAGTAAGAAGCAAACAAGAAATGACACAGTAAGAAGTGTTTGAGTTAGAAGTCAAAATACAACGTTCATTATGCACACACGATCGTTTCTTACACCAGTAAGACACGGTTGTTGTGTTTATGATATTGTATAATTGTATAATTGTATGCCGTGTGTTGGATTGGGCTGGGTTGTTTTTCAAGATGGCAAACACCGCAAGGTCTTGTGACAACCCCAAAACAGTATGATTCTGTGGGTTATGCACATTTACCTCTTCAATTGGTCTCTGTGTTAACCAGAAGATCATTGTCATCGTCACCCATGAACTCagtttgattttgaaaagtcGTTCCTCTTGTTAATTCTCAATTGGGTTAATCGCAACTGCATGTGTTCTCGGTGTTAAAAGGAAATAACAAGAACGCACaacatatacataataaACGATTTGACATGTGCTATGTTGTTCTCGTTGCACTTAAGCTGTGTAttgcatatatatgtatgtattGTATGTATTGTATGTATGTGAAGGTAGATGGATAGATGCAAGTAAAAACACCTTTAGTTACTAGTCTGATATGAAGAGTGAGCCTTGTGCTGACATTTAAGACTCTCGAAATCTTGATTGTCGGGCAACAATTGGGTCCATGGTTGAATGTGTGTTATTACAGTTAAATCGGTATGTCTTATGGAGCACTTTGCTGACAAACATGTGCATGTTTCTTATATACTATTACCTCTGATGATGATGTGTTAACATTGTAACGTCTTGTTGAAAATGGACGTGGATACTTCGACTTTAGCATTACCCGGACTGGAATTATTTGCTTATGATCTAacattataattaaatataaaagtaaatatgTACACtatattatatcattataataataataattatatacaGACGTTGACTAGCTAACTAACTACAAAGGGGTGCAAACAATTTAACGCCGTAGATATGAGTTCAAGCACTGAGTATAATGATATAGATGAGCAGTTGTTACACGAAAATTTTAGCGTCGTAGAGTTCtcaaatgatttattaacaaCAGTCTCTTCTAATGATAGtttattctttcaattaccattgaagaagatgaattaTGAATTGGAGGAAATCGAAAAAAGAATAGAAAAGTTGATCAAAACATATTCAATGGATTTGGTTAATCAATTCtataagaagaaaaatgtCAATTCTGTTATGCAGAAGGAATTGCATTCCATTttacattatttaaatatatcttacAATAGATTgaa
The nucleotide sequence above comes from Tetrapisispora phaffii CBS 4417 chromosome 3, complete genome. Encoded proteins:
- the NOP2 gene encoding rRNA (cytosine-C5-)-methyltransferase NOP2 (similar to Saccharomyces cerevisiae NOP2 (YNL061W); ancestral locus Anc_2.247), whose amino-acid sequence is MGSRRHKNKQGAPPTLDEFQAKKDKKLNKIKQKSKRATPIEDKREKVSVKKQKKNHKEVVKTTESDEVAGEEQSEEELSKETKTLFDDSDDDEEANPEDLKDEFDLEQEYDYEEDAEQPTTAMFSDDDDEGDLEDLNAENMEAFSKQLDEEEAEEAEEAERELVETDIMQPRADVLPSERELELMADQPPNLTAVRTRILEIVKVLEDFRNLAAEGRSRTEYVDRLLLDICDYFGYSPFLAEKLFNLFSPAEALEFFEANEIARPITIRTNTLRTRRRDLAQALVNKGVNLQPIGTWTKVGLQIFDSQVPIGATSEYLAGQYILQAASSFLPVVALDPQLNERVLDMAAAPGGKTTYISALMKNTGCVFANDANKARTKSLIANIHRLGCTNTIVCNYDAREFPKVIGGFDRILLDAPCSGTGVIGKDQSVKVSRTEKDFIQIPHLQKQLLLSAIDSVDANSKTGGFIVYSTCSVAVEEDEAVVDYALRKRPNVRLVDTGLAIGKEGFTSFRGKKFHPSVKLTRRYYPHTYNVDGFYVAKFQKIAPSRHDDNQASAREKEAAARDEALEEGIIKDDFAEFDDQEDKQYIEKSKKTILQKKGLNPKGKK
- the OCA2 gene encoding Oca2p (similar to Saccharomyces cerevisiae OCA2 (YNL056W); ancestral locus Anc_2.251), translating into MQHKTYIPPLNFSPVVSTDVSLYRSGYPMPLNYSFIKDRLNLKTIIYVGDKEDLTDEYSEFLKAEGIEFYHVFMDSCRDKNINSQINTVLEIILDIDNYPILIHSNKGKHRVGIIVGIIRKVLQGWSTAGIYQEYSIFSGGLKGDADLEFITMFETHMSVRKDKIPKYVTDSLNI
- the ARP5 gene encoding actin-related protein ARP5 (similar to Saccharomyces cerevisiae ARP5 (YNL059C); ancestral locus Anc_2.248) — translated: MLSRNCSLPPATVRVIDESPLNNEPEHFISTSTYDSSIPIAIDFGTCSVKAGYVNKADPAFNFPTRLTRFRDRKMSRTMTFIGNDTNLDYAVRSQSKTPFDGPFVTNWEYAEDILEYTFKHLGVTANHGISNPLIMTEKLATLQSQRANWYQLLFETFNTSNVSFGIDNVFAFYANTDKHSSGLVFGLNNQDTNVIPIIDGKPVLTDTKRINWGGSQSVGYLSDLMTLKYPYFPTKLTEFQYETLYKDYCYVSPDYAKELEDILSLEQLEKKDIVVEAPFTEIMQPEKTEEELRIQAEKRKENGRRLQEQAKQKRIEKMVEKQEEWEYYSQLKEQFVDQSKKQIQSILENAGFDDERDFKKYLYNLEKSLKRAQAAELSESLEGDEEEEEEDENANKFELLEVPDDQLDEEQIKEKRKQRLMKANYDARQRAKEEKLKAKQEAEELRIKEEQWRATDLSGWIRSKRKALDELLQKRKEKIKTREDMKDRKSQASQNRMKSLATLAEDNLKTGTKRTRQQATIDNDPNDTFGADDEDWMVYNDIFQNTETLDELIEEDYRDIVEIEKELLEFDSNFTMEDTVDAQYDWRNSTLHLFLRGPRPFDSENSHEQHQMHMNIERPRVPEILFQPRMGGCDQAGIIELSETMLLKKFGSKPSKLSDQAEAMAKNVWITGGHAQLPGLKTRIVKEFTSFLPNDAKFSVNISKHPSLDAWKGMAKFSSDDADFKSSLISKKEYEEYGPEYIKEHRLGNTGYYE
- the TPHA0C03170 gene encoding uncharacterized protein (similar to Saccharomyces cerevisiae PRM5 (YIL117C) and YNL058C; ancestral locus Anc_2.250), producing MNVDKYIKRRGLPSLVTTTTSTTHTQSTTLTSESVSITSSISTASTTSILTTSLTSSAISIPSIIAPSAENNPNIWRSDDIDGTVFICFGAIFGAILLFILIWRLYNNLKSTRYTYLTEAYDLEDPFKAAYNTNSSIMNNSLYDDDFNNDFERTHDGMPLSPTRSPMKLKYNGFQDAGHDTSNTEYFNNSVIQNPFDVIQDSGTPKKKATTNNVSLFISPTLEILNQQEKRKSRFVKDTRESISKSPLGHRNNAEFNRPERSISPDRSISPDRRHISPTRYHGKNNSILTLNIDNNTFDDNTVLRFNEDNSYNNFDQEIPREPTKKHTKVINWSFNLHHHFWMTCWKIANSALEVYTINKSTHLYIH
- the POR1 gene encoding porin POR1 (similar to Saccharomyces cerevisiae POR2 (YIL114C) and POR1 (YNL055C); ancestral locus Anc_2.254), giving the protein MAPPTFNNITKDVNSLINADYYHGQPLALDISTTAKNGVKFDIKTKQQKAGSPLSTTIETKFNDKSTGLSLTQSVANSDNIATKIEVDDILTKGLKTELITSIVPDVSKDAKLNLSFTQDFLTARGNFTLINKPSFIGDFTIARDGVVGGAQLSYDITQGSLSSYLVALAYKQADYTVGVSYTDKHLSTISLFQNVSDVLQIGAKATTVCKYIPDHKNTSIEFATKYIPDESSQIKAKIQDTGILALAYKQQLRKGINVGIGASFNALNLNEPVHKIGGSLSFST
- the TPHA0C03200 gene encoding uncharacterized protein; the protein is MTMIFWLTQRPIEEVNVHNPQNHTVLGLSQDLAVFAILKNNPAQSNTRHTIIQLYNIINTTTVSYWCKKRSCVHNERCILTSNSNTSYCVISCLLLTSFNSSRERNLIRFLNPILFEIGFLDFNRVIGWISLLCSLLYLFCCFAVLYFQQSKVSLLSFWG